A window of the Clupea harengus chromosome 8, Ch_v2.0.2, whole genome shotgun sequence genome harbors these coding sequences:
- the LOC105906682 gene encoding very long-chain specific acyl-CoA dehydrogenase, mitochondrial-like, whose translation MLLSKGLNPALCGSALRLSSATARIQTKGVAAAFQNARLYASQAAEAVLDKTEVGSTTAVKPLANKKALAVESKSFAVNMFKGQISTAQVFPYPSAMNEEQTQFLRELVPPVSKFFDEVNDPAKNDALEKVEDHTMEGLKEMGAFGLQVPADLGGLGLSNTQYARLVEIVGMHDLGVGITLGAHQSIGFKGILLFGNPEQKEKYLPKLASGENIAAFCLTEPSSGSDAASIKCTAVQSECGQYFTLNGGKIWISNGGLAEIFTVFAKTPVKDEKTGEMKDKITAFVVERSFGGVTHGPPEKKMGIKASNTAEVYFENVRVPADCVLGEVGGGFKVAMNILNNGRFGMAAALSGTMKGVITKAVDHAVNRTQFGSKIHTYGAIQEKVARMAMLHYVTQSMAYMISGNMDSGAAEFQIEAAISKIFASEAAWTVTDECIQVMGGMGFMKDSGVERVMRDLRIFRIFEGTNDILRLFVALNGFQNAGTHLKSLQRALKNPLGNAGMLVGEVSKRAKRKAGLGSGVTLQGTVHADLAQSGDMAVKAVEQFGVTVEDLLLKHGKKIINEQFVLKRVADSAIDLYSMVVVLSRASRALSQQAPSAQHEKILCETWCIEAHDRVMDNLKSLGARSSLQTFKNMRDVSMAVVENGGIVAPHPLGF comes from the exons atgctcttAAGTAAGGGTTTGAATCCTGCATTGTGCGGAAGTGCCCTCCGCTTATCTTCTGCAACCGCCCG GATTCAAACTAAAGGTGTTGCAGCAGCCTTTCAAAATGCACGTCTATATGCCAGCCAGGCCGCAGAG GCTGTGTTGGATAAAACAGAAGTTGGAAGCACAACTGCTGTTAAACCACTTGCGAATAAGAAGGCACTGGCAGTG GAGTCCAAGTCCTTCGCCGTTAACATGTTCAAGGGCCAGATCAGCACCGCCCAGGTGTTCCCCTACCCATCAG CGATGAATGAAGAGCAGACTCAGTTCCTTAGGGAGCTGGTTCCTCCAGTTTCCAAATTCTTTGAC GAAGTGAACGACCCGGCTAAAAACGATGCcctggagaaggtggaggacCACACCATGGAGGGACTGAAGGAGATGGGAGCTTTTGGTCTGCAGGTGCCGGCTGACCTGGGGGGCCTCGgcctctccaacacacag TATGCCAGGTTGGTGGAGATTGTCGGTATGCATGATCTGGGAGTTGGCATTACACTCGGAGCCCACCAGTCCATCGGCTTTAAGGGCATCCTGCTCTTTGGCAACCCAGAGCAGAAGGAGAAATACCTGCCCAAGCTGGCATCAG GAGAGAACATCGCTGCGTTTTGTCTGACGGAGCCTTCCAGTGGCTCAGACGCGGCCTCCATCAAgtgtacagctgtgcagtctGAATGCGGCCAGTACTTCACCCTCAATGGCGGGAAGATCTGGATCAG TAATGGAGGCCTGGCGGAGATTTTCACCGTGTTTGCCAAGACTCCAGTTAAGGATGAGAAAACAGGAGAAATGAAGGACAAGATCACTGCTTTCGTTGTGGAGAGGAGCTTCGGGGGAGTGACCCA TGGTCCGCCAGAGAAGAAGATGGGCATCAAGGCGTCCAACACGGCGGAGGTGTACTTTGAGAATGTGCGCGTGCCCGCTGACTGTGTCCTCGGGGAGGTCGGCGGAGGCTTTAAAGTGGCCATGAACATCCTCAACAACGGGCGCTTTGGCATGGCTGCTGCCCTCTCGGGGACCATGAAGGGCGTCATCACCAAGGCC GTGGACCACGCTGTCAACAGGACCCAGTTTGGCAGCAAGATCCACACGTATGGAGCCATCCAGGAGAAGGTGGCCCGCATGGCCATGCTGCACTACGTGACCCAG TCTATGGCCTACATGATCAGTGGAAACATGGACAGCGGTGCAGCGGAGTTTCAGATCGAGGCGGCCATCAGCAAGATCTTTGCCTCT GAAGCAGCTTGGACAGTGACGGATGAATGTATTCAGGTCATGGGAGGAATGGGCTTCATGAAG gACTCGGGTGTGGAAAGGGTGATGAGAGATTTGAGAATCTTCCGGATCTTTGAGGGCACCAATGATATCCTCAGACTTTTTGTGGCTTTGAATGGCTTCCAG AATGCAGGCACCCATCTGAAGAGTCTGCAGAGAGCTCTGAAGAACCCCCTCGGCAATGCTGGGATGCTGGTCGGGGAAGTCAGTAAAAGGGCTAAGAG GAAAGCTGGCCTGGGATCAGGTGTGACCCTTCAGGGCACTGTTCACGCGGATCTGGCCCAGAGCGGGGACATG GCTGTGAAGGCAGTCGAGCAGTTCGGAGTGACTGTTGAGGACCTGCTTCTCAAACACGGGAAGAAGATCATCA atGAGCAGTTTGTGCTGAAGAGAGTGGCCGACTCCGCTATTGATCTGTACTCCATGGTTGTGGTGCTTTCCAG AGCTTCCCGTGCACTGAGCCAACAGGCGCCCTCTGCCCAGCATGAGAAGATACTGTGTGAGACCTGGTGCATTGAG gcCCATGACAGGGTCATGGATAACTTGAAGTCCCTGGGTGCCCGCTCCAGTCTGCAGACCTTCAAGAACATGCGCGACGTCTCCATGGCTGTCGTGGAGAACGGCGGCATCGTGGCCCCACACCCTCTGGGCTTCTAG
- the LOC105906681 gene encoding segment polarity protein dishevelled homolog DVL-2-like isoform X2, with amino-acid sequence MAETKIIYHIDEEETPYLVKIPISSEEITLLDFKQVLNKPNYKFFFKSMDQDFGVVKEEISDDAAKLPCFNGRVVSWLVSSDSLPVELLPPPPPPPPPPPPPVEVCPEPSPPPPPLPPPPAERLGGIGDSRPPSFHPNVAGSVENLDERTETESVVSFRRERPRRRESMDQHGPRVNGQTRLERHLAGYESSSTMMSSELETTSFCDSEEDDTMSRFSSCTEQSTASRLLKRHRRRRKQRPPRLERASSFSSVTDSTMSLNIITVTLNMEKYNFLGISIVGQSNERGDGGIYIGSIMKGGAVAADGRIEPGDMLLQVNDINFENMSNDDAVRVLRDIVHKPGPIILTVAKCWDPSPQGYFTLPRNEPIRPIDPAVWVTHAAALTGGTYPIYPPLSVAGTELTSGFEEFNLSLHSDMASVAKAMASPESGLEVRDRMWLKITIPNAFLGSDVVDWLYHHIDGFKDRREARKYASNLLKAGFIRHTVNKITFSEQCYYIFGDFSDCENYMANLSLNDNDGSSGASDQDTLAPLPLPGATPWPLLHTFPYQYPQPYTSQPPPYHELSTYNYTPGSTGSQHSEGSRSSGSTRSEGERRRGSKEGGSTSGREEKSPVGGTESRSGSGGSESEYSVRSSRRRGHGSATPSEHSHMSQRSQQRTPQPPHMPYPPGFPMPYNPMMLMMIPQHHPHVIGAPHPQLSAGPSPLPGMHPSSTPGGPPGAPPTRDLGSVPPELTASRQSFHLAMGNPSEFFVDVM; translated from the exons GGTTGTCAAGGAAGAGATCTCAGATGATGCTGCGAAACTACCCTGCTTTAACGGACGAGTAGTCTCATGG cTTGTGTCCTCAGATTCCCTTCCTGTAGagctcctcccccctcctcctcctcctcctccaccacctcctcctccagtggaGGTGTGTCCCgagccctctcctcctccgcctcctctcccacctccaCCTGCTGAGAGACTGGGGGGCATAGGGGACTCCAGACCTCCCTCATTCCA TCCAAACGTGGCCGGTAGCGTGGAGAACCTTGACGAGCGCACGGAGACAGAATCTGTGGTGTCCTTCAGAAGGGAGAGGCCCAGACGCAGAGAGAGCATGGACCAGCATG GGCCTCGTGTGAACGGACAGACCCGACTGGAGCGCCACCTAGCTGGCTACGAGAGCTCCAGCACCATGATGAGTAGCGAGCTGGAGACCACCAGCTTCTGTGACTCAGAAGAGGATGACACCATGAGCAG GTTCAGCAGTTGCACGGAGCAAAGCACAGCCTCCCGGCTGCTGAAGAGACACCGGAGGCGACGAAAGCAGCGCCCCCCCAGGCTTGAGCGG GCATCGTCTTTCAGCAGTGTGACAGACTCCACCATGTCGCTCAATATCATCACAGTTACTCTCAACATGG AAAAATACAACTTCCTGGGCATCAGTATCGTGGGTCAGAGTAACGAGCGAGGGGACGGGGGCATCTACATCGGCTCCATCATGAAGGGAGGGGCCGTGGCCGCTGACGGACGGATAGAGCCAGGAGACATGCTGCTTCAG GTGAATGACATCAACTTTGAGAACATGAGTAATGACGACGCAGTCCGTGTCCTGAGAGATATAGTTCACAAACCAGG GCCTATCATCCTCACTGTGGCTAAATGCTGGGACCCTTCACCCCAGGGCTACTTTACCTTACCTCGCA ATGAGCCTATCAGACCCATAGACCCGGCGGTGTGGGTTACTCACGCGGCAGCCCTGACGGGAGGCACGTACCCGATTTACCCACCCCTCTCCGTCGCGGGGACCGAAC TCACGTCAGGCTTTGAGGAGTTTAACCTGTCTCTCCACTCTGACATGGCGTCGGTGGCCAAGGCCATGGCCTCCCCAGAGTCTGGGCTGGAGGTGCGAGACAGGATGTGGCTGAAGATCACCATCCCCAACGCGTTCCTTG GCTCGGATGTGGTGGACTGGCTCTATCATCACATTGATGGTTTCAAGGACCGCCGCGAGGCACGCAAATATGCCAGCAACCTCTTGAAGGCTGGCTTCATCCGTCACACCGTCAACAAGATCACTTTCTCTGAGCAGTGCTACTACATCTTTGGAGATTTCAGTGACTGTGAAAACT ACATGGCTAACCTGTCCTTGAATGATAATGACGGCTCCAGTGGGGCCTCTGATCAGGACACGCTGGCTCCGCTGCCTCTACCAGGGGCCACACCCTGGCCCCTACTCCATACATTCCCTTACCAGTATCCCCAACCCTACACCAGCCAACCCCCGCCCTACCACGAGCTCTCCACCTACAACTACACCCCTGGCAGCACTGGCAGTCAGCACAGTGAAG ggagcCGGAGCAGTGGTTCCACCCGTAGCGAGGGAGAGCGGAGGCGGGGAAGCAAAGAGGGTGGGAGCACCAGCGGTCGGGAGGAGAAGTCCCCCGTCGGGGGGACGGAGTCGCGCTCAGGCAGCGGCGGCAGCGAGTCCGAATACTCCGTGCGCAGCAGTCGGAGGCGCGGCCACGGCTCGGCCACGCCCAGCGAGCACAGTCACATGAGTCAGCGATCGCAGCAGCGCACGCCCCAGCCCCCCCACATGCCCTACCCGCCGGGCTTCCCCATGCCCTACAACCCCATGATGCTCATGATGATTCCCCAGCACCACCCGCACGTCATAGGGGCCCCGCACCCTCAACTCTCCGCCGGGCCCTCACCTCTGCCTGGCATgcacccctcctccacccccggAGGTCCACCTGGCGCGCCACCCACCCGTGACCTTGGCTCTGTCCCGCCGGAACTCACCGCCTCCAGGCAGTCCTTCCACCTGGCCATGGGCAATCCCAGCGAGTTCTTTGTGGATGTCATGTAG
- the LOC105906681 gene encoding segment polarity protein dishevelled homolog DVL-2-like isoform X1 has translation MAETKIIYHIDEEETPYLVKIPISSEEITLLDFKQVLNKPNYKFFFKSMDQDFGVVKEEISDDAAKLPCFNGRVVSWLVSSDSLPVELLPPPPPPPPPPPPPVEVCPEPSPPPPPLPPPPAERLGGIGDSRPPSFHPNVAGSVENLDERTETESVVSFRRERPRRRESMDQHGPRVNGQTRLERHLAGYESSSTMMSSELETTSFCDSEEDDTMSRFSSCTEQSTASRLLKRHRRRRKQRPPRLERASSFSSVTDSTMSLNIITVTLNMEKYNFLGISIVGQSNERGDGGIYIGSIMKGGAVAADGRIEPGDMLLQVNDINFENMSNDDAVRVLRDIVHKPGPIILTVAKCWDPSPQGYFTLPRNEPIRPIDPAVWVTHAAALTGGTYPIYPPLSVAGTERKLSPVTSGFEEFNLSLHSDMASVAKAMASPESGLEVRDRMWLKITIPNAFLGSDVVDWLYHHIDGFKDRREARKYASNLLKAGFIRHTVNKITFSEQCYYIFGDFSDCENYMANLSLNDNDGSSGASDQDTLAPLPLPGATPWPLLHTFPYQYPQPYTSQPPPYHELSTYNYTPGSTGSQHSEGSRSSGSTRSEGERRRGSKEGGSTSGREEKSPVGGTESRSGSGGSESEYSVRSSRRRGHGSATPSEHSHMSQRSQQRTPQPPHMPYPPGFPMPYNPMMLMMIPQHHPHVIGAPHPQLSAGPSPLPGMHPSSTPGGPPGAPPTRDLGSVPPELTASRQSFHLAMGNPSEFFVDVM, from the exons GGTTGTCAAGGAAGAGATCTCAGATGATGCTGCGAAACTACCCTGCTTTAACGGACGAGTAGTCTCATGG cTTGTGTCCTCAGATTCCCTTCCTGTAGagctcctcccccctcctcctcctcctcctccaccacctcctcctccagtggaGGTGTGTCCCgagccctctcctcctccgcctcctctcccacctccaCCTGCTGAGAGACTGGGGGGCATAGGGGACTCCAGACCTCCCTCATTCCA TCCAAACGTGGCCGGTAGCGTGGAGAACCTTGACGAGCGCACGGAGACAGAATCTGTGGTGTCCTTCAGAAGGGAGAGGCCCAGACGCAGAGAGAGCATGGACCAGCATG GGCCTCGTGTGAACGGACAGACCCGACTGGAGCGCCACCTAGCTGGCTACGAGAGCTCCAGCACCATGATGAGTAGCGAGCTGGAGACCACCAGCTTCTGTGACTCAGAAGAGGATGACACCATGAGCAG GTTCAGCAGTTGCACGGAGCAAAGCACAGCCTCCCGGCTGCTGAAGAGACACCGGAGGCGACGAAAGCAGCGCCCCCCCAGGCTTGAGCGG GCATCGTCTTTCAGCAGTGTGACAGACTCCACCATGTCGCTCAATATCATCACAGTTACTCTCAACATGG AAAAATACAACTTCCTGGGCATCAGTATCGTGGGTCAGAGTAACGAGCGAGGGGACGGGGGCATCTACATCGGCTCCATCATGAAGGGAGGGGCCGTGGCCGCTGACGGACGGATAGAGCCAGGAGACATGCTGCTTCAG GTGAATGACATCAACTTTGAGAACATGAGTAATGACGACGCAGTCCGTGTCCTGAGAGATATAGTTCACAAACCAGG GCCTATCATCCTCACTGTGGCTAAATGCTGGGACCCTTCACCCCAGGGCTACTTTACCTTACCTCGCA ATGAGCCTATCAGACCCATAGACCCGGCGGTGTGGGTTACTCACGCGGCAGCCCTGACGGGAGGCACGTACCCGATTTACCCACCCCTCTCCGTCGCGGGGACCGAACGTAAGCTCTCCCCAG TCACGTCAGGCTTTGAGGAGTTTAACCTGTCTCTCCACTCTGACATGGCGTCGGTGGCCAAGGCCATGGCCTCCCCAGAGTCTGGGCTGGAGGTGCGAGACAGGATGTGGCTGAAGATCACCATCCCCAACGCGTTCCTTG GCTCGGATGTGGTGGACTGGCTCTATCATCACATTGATGGTTTCAAGGACCGCCGCGAGGCACGCAAATATGCCAGCAACCTCTTGAAGGCTGGCTTCATCCGTCACACCGTCAACAAGATCACTTTCTCTGAGCAGTGCTACTACATCTTTGGAGATTTCAGTGACTGTGAAAACT ACATGGCTAACCTGTCCTTGAATGATAATGACGGCTCCAGTGGGGCCTCTGATCAGGACACGCTGGCTCCGCTGCCTCTACCAGGGGCCACACCCTGGCCCCTACTCCATACATTCCCTTACCAGTATCCCCAACCCTACACCAGCCAACCCCCGCCCTACCACGAGCTCTCCACCTACAACTACACCCCTGGCAGCACTGGCAGTCAGCACAGTGAAG ggagcCGGAGCAGTGGTTCCACCCGTAGCGAGGGAGAGCGGAGGCGGGGAAGCAAAGAGGGTGGGAGCACCAGCGGTCGGGAGGAGAAGTCCCCCGTCGGGGGGACGGAGTCGCGCTCAGGCAGCGGCGGCAGCGAGTCCGAATACTCCGTGCGCAGCAGTCGGAGGCGCGGCCACGGCTCGGCCACGCCCAGCGAGCACAGTCACATGAGTCAGCGATCGCAGCAGCGCACGCCCCAGCCCCCCCACATGCCCTACCCGCCGGGCTTCCCCATGCCCTACAACCCCATGATGCTCATGATGATTCCCCAGCACCACCCGCACGTCATAGGGGCCCCGCACCCTCAACTCTCCGCCGGGCCCTCACCTCTGCCTGGCATgcacccctcctccacccccggAGGTCCACCTGGCGCGCCACCCACCCGTGACCTTGGCTCTGTCCCGCCGGAACTCACCGCCTCCAGGCAGTCCTTCCACCTGGCCATGGGCAATCCCAGCGAGTTCTTTGTGGATGTCATGTAG